One stretch of Paenibacillus sp. AN1007 DNA includes these proteins:
- the cysA gene encoding sulfate ABC transporter ATP-binding protein — MHVEVRDLNKHFGDFHAVKDVSFDIAKGHLIGLLGPSGGGKTSILRMLAGLESPGSGEIRFHGKVVNHLPPQERGIGFVFQNYALFKHMSVFDNIAFGLKVKKTPKAQIRDRVMELVELTGLKGFEQRYPHQLSGGQRQRVAFARALAPEPQLLLLDEPFAAIDAKIRQELRSWLRELIERVGITSIFVTHDQDEAIEVADEIMIISQGRLEQKGTPWDIYKNPQTPFVATFIGESTVVEDASQLKGFEHAVQGGSTRALIRPEYIEIGLKNEFTMLSATEKGIVKHLHFRGSEWMVEVEVEGHKLITYRSLEKTTLEIGQTIRVLVHRAYLFNDSESWVVENRLKEDPMPVMI, encoded by the coding sequence ATGCATGTAGAAGTCCGTGATCTGAACAAACATTTCGGTGATTTTCATGCGGTAAAAGATGTCTCATTCGATATTGCCAAAGGTCATCTGATCGGTCTGCTTGGACCCAGTGGGGGCGGGAAAACGTCGATTCTGCGTATGCTCGCAGGATTGGAAAGCCCGGGCTCGGGCGAAATCCGTTTCCACGGAAAGGTCGTAAATCATCTGCCACCGCAGGAGCGGGGCATCGGGTTTGTGTTTCAAAACTATGCGCTGTTCAAACATATGAGCGTATTTGATAATATTGCGTTTGGTCTCAAGGTAAAAAAAACACCCAAAGCCCAGATTCGTGACCGCGTGATGGAACTGGTTGAACTGACCGGGCTGAAAGGTTTTGAACAGCGTTATCCGCACCAACTATCAGGCGGCCAGCGCCAGCGTGTAGCCTTTGCCAGAGCGCTTGCGCCTGAGCCGCAGCTGCTGCTGCTGGATGAACCATTTGCCGCCATTGACGCGAAGATTCGTCAGGAACTGCGTTCATGGCTGCGTGAGCTGATCGAACGTGTAGGCATTACGTCCATCTTTGTTACGCATGATCAGGATGAAGCGATTGAAGTAGCAGACGAGATTATGATTATCAGCCAAGGTCGCCTAGAGCAGAAGGGAACCCCTTGGGATATATACAAAAATCCACAGACTCCATTTGTAGCGACCTTTATTGGTGAGTCTACGGTGGTGGAGGATGCTTCTCAGCTGAAAGGCTTTGAACATGCGGTGCAGGGTGGCAGTACACGTGCGCTGATCAGACCGGAGTACATCGAGATCGGATTGAAAAACGAATTTACCATGCTCTCTGCTACGGAAAAAGGGATCGTGAAGCATCTTCATTTCCGCGGCAGTGAATGGATGGTTGAAGTAGAGGTGGAGGGCCACAAGCTCATTACCTATCGTTCTCTGGAGAAGACGACGCTGGAAATTGGTCAAACGATTCGTGTGCTTGTGCACCGGGCTTATCTGTTTAACGATTCAGAGAGCTGGGTTGTGGAGAATCGGCTGAAGGAAGATCCGATGCCGGTCATGATCTAG